Proteins found in one Cryptococcus neoformans var. grubii H99 chromosome 14, complete sequence genomic segment:
- a CDS encoding metal iron transporter — translation MDRNRSSSIPTSSHSPQQSERKRRWWDDFTFTKCKNAFLRHLHFVGPGLVSSVAYIDPGNWATDLEAGADFGYKLLFVVLVASLAAVILQLLSVRLGTATGISLPAQTRLLFLRLKTRYPKYRIPLTIALWALYALAEIAIIATDLAELLGSAIALHLLFPKLPLFAGVLITAVDVLIVLVFFRTSSGRQGMMLFEIIIVSLVLAVFISFMVLLKLTSPVWRDVFLGLVPSETLVKPGALYLGVGIIGATVMPHALFLGSFLAGVDRLNMIPQPPTMRKPRNVTMPSLNPFRRTRSVRSDSEQGDGITTVISPVLLRAPRPSSGSEAAVLENDGAKDEINLQDSVVELTKEEKLFAIEQKEYERNVRMFDRIKWVDVHLFHSTIDTAISLLSFALTINASILTLAGAVYYYNESPPTEDADLFGAFDLIKSYIGHAAAVVFALALLCAGQSASITATLAGQVVSEGFINWKTSPFLRRLITRLIGVIPAAVVASAVGTRGLNTMLVASQVLLSIVLPTVVFPLVYLCSKHEIMTVQGPEVESIEMERITNNASVSSPYAVAATTPSLSHTTLGDDLAALGIESTTVRVEPDQSSDRPPRRSKSYVSPKWVTVLGYVLFVVIVLANVYVIVELGLGNG, via the exons ATGGACAGGAATCGCAGTTCTTCAATACCAACAAGCTCTCACTCACCTCAGCAGTCAGAACGtaagagaagatggtgggaCGATTTCACGTTCACGAAATGCAAGAATGCGTTTTTGAG GCATCTACATTTCGTCGGCCCAGGGCTAGTATCTAGTGTGGCCTACATTGACCCAGGTAATTGGGCAACAGATTTAGAGGCTGGTGCGGATTTCGGCTACAAACTATTGTTCGTAGTTTTAGTTGCTAGTCTGGCCGCAGTTA TCTTGCAACTGTTGTCGGTCCGTTTGGGCACTGCCACAGGAATATCACTTCCAGCTCAAACTCGCCTCTTATTCCTTCGCCTCAAGACTCGCTATCCTAAATATCGTATACCCTTAACCATCGCACTTTGGGCCTTATATGCCTTGGCAGAAATAGCCATTATTGCTACAGACTTGGCCGAACTTCTGGGAAGTGCCATTGCCTTGCATCT TCTTTTCCCCAAGCTTCCTCTGTTTGCTGGTGTCTTGATCACTGCAGTGGATGTTCTCATTGTCTTAGTTTTCTTCCGAACATCATCTGGTAGACAAGGCATGATGTTGTTTGAGATTATTATCGTTTCTTTA GTGTTGGCAGTGTTTATCAGCTTCATGGTGCTGTTGAAGCTGACCAGTCCCGTATGGAGGGACGTTTTCTTAGGTCTTGTTCCTTCCGAG ACCCTCGTCAAGCCTGGTGCGCTATATCTTGGTGTCGGTATTATAGGAG CTACTGTCATGCCTCACGCCCTATTTCTGGGCTCCTTTCTCGCTGGTGTCGACCGTCTCAATATGATTCCTCAACCGCCTACCATGCGAAAGCCTCGAAACGTCACCATGCCCTCACTCAACCCGTTCAGACGTACCAGATCCGTTCGTTCAGATAGCGAACAGGGTGACGGCATAACTACTGTTATTTCTCCAGTTTTACTCCGGGCTCCTCGTCCTAGTTCGGGATCTGAGGCGGCTGTCTTGGAAAACGACGGTGCCAAGGACGAGATCAATCTACAGGATAGCGTTGTGGAACTTaccaaggaggagaaacTCTTCGCGATTGAACAAAAAGAATATGAGAGGAATGTCCGGATGTTTGATAGGATTAAATGGGTCGATGTTCATTTGTTTCATTCTACT ATTGATACTGCTATATCGTTGCTCAGTTTTGCTTTGACAATCAACGCATCGATTCTCACCCTTGCGGGAGCCGTGTATTATTATAATGAAAGCCCCCCAACTGAAGATGCGGACCTTTTCGGCGCTTTTGATTTGATCAAGTCTTACATTGGTCATG ctgctgctgtcgtGTTTGCATTAGCCTTGTTATGC GCGGGTCAAAGTGCATCCATTACCGCCACCCTAGCTGGCCAAGTTGTTTCAGAGGGCTTCATCAATTGGAAGACGTCCCCATTCCTTCGTCGGCTCATCACACGGCTTATAGGTGTCATACCTGCTGCAGTCGTAGCTTCTGCTGTAGGCACTAGGGGGCTTAACACAATGCTTGTAGCTTCACAAGTCCTCCTCTCTATCGTTTTACCCACGGTCGTATTCCCCCTCGTCTACCTCTGTTCCAAGCACGAAATCATGACTGTCCAAGGACCGGAAGTGGAATCCATCGAAATGGAGAGGATCACCAACAACGCATCTGTTTCTAGTCCCTATGCCGTGGCGGCCACGACACCGTCCTTATCACACACTACTCTGGGAGATGACTTGGCGGCTCTTGGGATTGAAAGTACGACAGTCAGGGTAGAGCCGGATCAATCAAGTGACAGACCACCTAGACGAAGCAAGTCTTATGTATCGCCCAAGTGGGTGACTGTATTAGGATATGTTTTGTTTGTGGTGATCGTCTTAGCAAATGTCTACGTGATTGTGGAGCTAGGTCTTGGGAACGGATAA
- a CDS encoding nuclear protein has protein sequence MDPSLLHSSEEVKPTSNTSSGGSNYPSPNTAGQSHTTDNTSPSTVPQSQSTSQTHNQPPQPSSQSQSQPGQDTSALDDNESAKRPRLRLAHACDRCRRRKIRCDTQHPCTPCQQSNNVCTFETPSRRTVKSKGNSERVSSTGGVKRPHSPGRVFASLATGRGESQSNLEARLAALESMLRDVPPNVHNAFLSTLDARLGSGTGVGLKEGGGGGEGVGVAVEALAGTSLANLNLPGNLGYNMGGSELNAQRRLGQNTLSPDWAATGGLSGWLNDAVLGKKKEEAGMDELAKRLGGMSFFYEDEIGQAKWQGATSGFPLLHLLAAHNAPKEEDEADSADGDVSGEMMASPAADSIPSTSPNTSVILPRRISSSSTPAGRASSVHAKARSSSIGLGAIGRRASSADRRKKERFFPDRTPRPHQTLNPEASWKVITGVIPPDLMDTLVRCYLSTSHLLWPFLHVPSFLTDYANPAQWGEPGFTCFIVAVCTLSSRHVDDPRVRANPADPSTAGKQYFELFKRLRDLPSADRPTLYSIQAAFLAAIYAFGLGNLSKAFSLQAESITLCLDGGLHRSVDAYDHFDAIEKETRKRTFWSIYAWDKQSAALFGRPPIIHLRDCDVTEPLIVDDENLSPEGIKDESINSKSRMCAFVATIRLHVILEGVIDSATQPSAFPTSPFLARAAATIARRTAQNETLRDEEELLEEWKRILPKYWCYDTETANSRDPIRITQAERLHCLEHLVKMIIYRHRFSGFVAMPASTAEERARHLDLCRKAMQCALTIIADHVHISQRGMMTYYGVHVIHQLAQAGRTLVAVILNCRNADFRPIIAPSVEGLRSCVGLLRRFSGRYLCGLRSADIIDEFCRVCNIPVDSPRVPNSAGRPSPAWLRPVRKRVATPPPIADSPGSSGMMNFDPNTLTANSGAHASGVNDNMGISAGGVGNIGGPASDLDALFNTAAYFNVPGGEVSGGMAGTSTGSAPNVGNHNVNIGPSNSFLPTLGGLGEASAPYDRFETLSPNAELGNGNTMLSNYQDSHAGFSLSGDTDHPMGNGLGTSAGAGAGHISFDYGLNGHGFGGESLATKGMDNVSDGLKQGTGGSNLSAATILSLMEEGSFDYGSIFTDQAP, from the exons ATGGACCCCTCCCTGCTTCATTCCTCAGAGGAGGTCAAACCCACAAGCAATACTTCTTCCGGTGGCTCGAACTATCCAAGTCCGAATACCGCAGGCCAATCTCACACGACCGACAACACAAGCCCATCCACCGTTCCTCAGTCTCAATCCACATCACAAACACACAACCAGCCACCGCAGCCCTCTTCTCAATCCCAAAGTCAACCGGGACAGGACACATCAGCTCTCGATGACAACGAAAGCGCCAAGCGTCCTCGCCTAAGGCTTGCTCATGCGTGCGATCGTTGCCGCCGACGAAAAATTCGTTGCGATACTCAGCATCCATGCACCCCTTGTCAGCAATCTAACAATGTCTGCACTTTTGAGACTCCGTCCCGAAGGACCGTCAAATCAAAAGGCAACTCTGAACGAGTCAGTAGTACGGGGGGTGTCAAACGGCCACATTCGCCGGGGCGGGTCTTTGCAAGTCTGGCGacgggaagaggagagagtcAAAGTAACCTTGAGGCCAGATTAGCAGCACTAGAAAGCATGCTTAGGGATGTGCCTCCAAACGTCCACAACGCTTTTCTGTCGACGCTTGATGCGCGCTTAGGCAGTGGGACGGGGGTAGGGTTAAAAGAagggggtggaggaggagaaggtgtaGGCGTGGCGGTTGAAGCACTGGCAGGTACATCATTGGCAAATTTAAATCTTCCAGGGAACCTCGGCTACAATATGGGAGGCTCAGAATTGAATGCCCAAAGAAGATTGGGTCAGAACACCCTTTCTCCTGACTGGGCGGCCACTGGCGGTCTCAGTGGATGGTTAAATGATGCAGTATtaggaaaaaagaaggaagaggcgggaATGGATGAATTAGCGAAACGACTAGGGGGCATGAGCTTTTTCTACGAAGATGAGATTGGACAAGCAAAGTGGCAAG GTGCTACATCAGGATtccccctccttcacctccttGCAGCACATAATGCtcccaaagaagaagacgaagcaGATTCAGCTGATGGCGACGTTTCTGGTGAAATGATGGCTTCCCCGGCAGCCGATTCTATCCCCTCTACTTCTCCAAATACCTCAGTAATCTTGCCCCGTCgcatttcttcatcatcaaccCCAGCCGGCCGAGCATCATCTGTTCATGCAAAAGCCCGCTCGTCATCTATCGGCTTAGGCGCAATCGGTCGTCGGGCTAGTAGCGCCGACCGCAGAAAAAAGGAACGTTTCTTCCCGGATCGTACCCCTCGACCACACCAAACACTAAACCCCGAAGCCAGCTGGAAGGTCATAACAGGTGTTATCCCACCGGATTTGATGGATACTCTCGTCCGTTGCTATCTTTCTACCTCGCACCTTCTCTGGCCTTTCCTTCACGTCCCATCATTTTTGACAGATTATGCGAACCCTGCTCAATGGGGAGAACCTGGGTTTACATGCTTTATTGTGGCCGTCTGCACCCTGTCTTCACGGCATGTTGACGATCCCCGAGTGAGAGCAAATCCAGCTGATCCATCGACTGCGGGCAAACAATATTTCGAGCTGTTCAAACGACTCCGAGACCTGCCTTCAGCCGACAGGCCGACACTGTATAGCATCCAAGCGGCATTCCTTGCGGCAATTTACGCTTTCGGATTGGGTAACTTGAGCAAGGCTTTTTCTTTGCAGGCGGAGAGCATTACGTTATGTCTTGACGGTGGCCTGCATAGAAGCGTCGATGCATATGACCACTTTGACGCCATTGAAAAGGAAACTAGAAAA AGGACGTTCTGGTCCATCTATGCTTGGGATAAACAGTCGGCTG CACTGTTTGGACGGCCGCCTATTATTCACCTCCGAGATTGTGACGTAACAGAGCCTCTCATCGTCGACGATGAAAACCTCAGTCCTGAAGGAATCAAGGATGAATCCATCAACTCAAAAAGTCGAATGTGCGCGTTTGTGGCTACTATTAGACTGCATGTTATCCTCGAG GGTGTGATCGACTCAGCGACCCAGCCATCGGCTTTTCCTACTTCTCCATTCCTTGCCAGAGCAGCGGCCACTATTGCCCGCCGTACAGCCCAAAATGAGACATTacgagatgaggaagagcttTTGGAAGAGTGGAAGAGAATATTGCCCAAATACTGGTGTTATGACACTGAAACAGCGAACTCTCGGGATCCTATCAGAATCACCCAGGCAGAGAGATTACATTGT CTGGAGCACCTGGTTAAGATGATCATCTACCGACATAGGTTCTCAGGGTTTGTCGCCATGCCAGCCTCAACCGCTGAAGAGCGAGCAAGACATCTGGACCTGTGCCGCAAGGCGATGCAGTGCGCGTTGACCATTATTGCAGATCACGTCCACATT AGTCAACGTGGGATGATGACTTATT ATGGCGTACATGTCATTCATCAACTTGCTCAAGCAGGTCGTACCCTGGTAGCTGTGATTCTAAACTGCCGCAATGCCGACTTCCGACCTATTATCGCCCCGTCAGTTGAAGGACTTCGGTCGTGCGTCGGCTTGTTGAGAAGGTTCAGTGGTCGATACCTATGTGGTCTCCGATCTGCAGACATCATAGACGAGTTTTGTCGAG TTTGCAACATTCCCGTTGACTCACCCCGTGTACCCAACTCAGCCGGCCGACCCTCACCGGCTTGGTTACGTCCAGTACGAAAACGTGTGGCGACCCCACCTCCAATCGCCGACTCGCCTGGGAGCTCTGGCATGATGAACTTTGACCCAAACACTCTTACTGCCAACAGCGGCGCCCATGCTTCGGGGGTCAATGACAACATGGGCATTTCAGCCGGAGGTGTAGGCAATATTGGTGGTCCTGCCTCTGATCTGGATGCACTTTTCAACACAGCAGCTTACTTCAACGTACCTGGGGGAGAAGTTTCTGGTGGGATGGCTGGCACTTCTACAGGTAGTGCACCCAATGTAGGCAACCACAATGTCAACATCGGTCCATCAaactctttccttcctaccCTCGGCGGGCTCGGTGAGGCATCTGCACCGTATGACCGTTTTGAAACGCTCTCACCCAACGCTGAGCTAGGAAATGGCAATACCATGCTTAGCAATTATCAAGATTCCCACGCTGGCTTCAGTCTCAGTGGTGATACGGATCATCCTATGGGCAATGGCCTGGGAACGTCGGCAGGTGCAGGCGCGGGGCACATCAGTTTTGATTACGGGTTGAATGGACATGGGTTTGGGGGCGAGAGCTTAGCAACGAAGGGCATGGATAATGTGTCAGATGGGTTGAAACAAGGAACAGGTGGTAGCAATCT GTCTGCCGCTACGATCCTTAGTttgatggaggagggcTCTTTTGATTACGGGAGCATATTTACGGATCAAGCACCATAA